The sequence CAGCCCCTCTCCCGACACCAGCAGCACCCGCTTGTGCCCCTGGTCGACCAAGCGTTCGGTTTCGCGGCAGACCTCCTCCTGGCTGAGGGTGCGGCGGGTGATCTGGTCGTTGCTCTTGCGGAAGGCGCAGTACAGGCACTCGTTGTTGCACATGTTGGAAACGTACAGCGGGGCGAACAGCACCAGGCGCTTGCCGTAGATCTCGCTCTTGGCATAGAGGGCGGCGGCGAAGAGCGCCTCCAGGCTCGCCTCGTCCTCGAGCAGCAGCAGCTGGGCGGCCTCGGCGTGGTCGAGGCCTTTAAGCAAACGGGCCTTGGCCAGGATGTCGGCCGTCTCCTCACGGTCGGGGGGGCGGGAACTTTTCAGGTAGGAAAAAATCCGCTCGTGATCGATGAAGCCGGTATCCATATCAGACACCTCCCATTCCCTGCCGGCGCGGCCAGGAAACATGCTCATAGCGGGCGAACAGTTCGGGAAAGGGCCGCAGCGCCCGCGGGAAAACGTTTTTCAGGAAGGAGATCAGCACGCCGTAGTTGGTCATCGGCACTCCCGCCGCGGCGGGCAGCTCCTGGCGGCGCAGCATCTCGCGGCGGTTGAGCGTGCAGGCGCCGCAATGCACCACCAACCGGTAAGACGACAAGTCCTCGGGGTAGCCGCTCCCCGGCACGACGTCGATCTTCAAGCCGCCGCCGACGTACTCGTTCAGCCAGCGCGGCAGCTTGATGCGGCCGATGTCGTCCTGCAGCGGATGGTGGCTGCACGATTCGGCAATCAGCACCCGGTCGCCGGGGCGAAGCGAGGGTACGGCCAGCACCCCCTCGACAAGTCCGGGCAAATCGCCCTTCTGGCGGGCCGAGAGGATCGAAAAGGACGTCAGCAGGACGTCATCAGGAACGACGCTCGCCACCAATGTGAAGGCCTGCGAGTCGGTCACCACCAGCGCCGGCTTTTGCTTCAACGAGCCCAGGGCGGCCTTGAGCTCGCTCTCGCGGCAGCTGAACGGCATGGCGCCGGCGTCGAGCGCGTCGCGCAGCGCCTTGACCTGGGGCATGATCAGCCGACCCTTGGGGGCGCCGGTGTCGATCGGCACTACCAGAACGACCGTCTCCTCTTTGCGTACCAGGTCGCGCAGGAAGGAAGGCTCCCACTGGCTGGGGGCGATCTCCAGAATGCGCCGGCGCAGCTCCTCCATCCCCTGCCCACTCAGGGCGCTGACGCGGACGCAAAGCTTGTCCCTGAACCAGGAACTCTCCTGCTGCGGCAGGTCGGTCTTGTTGGCCACGACGATGGCCGGGATGGCGCGGCTGCGGAATTTTTCCAGCAACTCGTCCTCGAAGGCGAAATCGCTTGAACTGACGTCGACCACCAGCAGGGCCAGGTCGCTCTTTTCCAGCACCGCGGCCGCCTTCTTCACCCGCTCGGCGCCCAGCCCCTCGGCGCGGTCGTCGATGCCGGCCGTATCGATGAGCACCACCGGCCCGATGGGCTGGAACTCCAGCGATTTGAACACCGGGTCGGTCGTCGTCCCCGGCACGTCGGAAACGATGGCCACCGGCTGGCCGGTCATGGCGTTGATCAGCGACGATTTCCCGGCGTTGCGCCGGCCGAAGATGGCGATGTGCAGGCGGTCGCCGCGCATGGCCCGTTCAGCCATGGCTACGCTCCCGGGGAAAAAAGCTCGTTTGTTCTCTCATTGGGCTAAATATAACTCATTTGGTTCTGTTTTGCAAGCGCGAAAAAAAAGGGCAGCTCGGACTGCCCTTTTCAGAATCGCTCATCTTTCAGCTGTGATGCCCGGCGTGCTTGTGCGTGGCTTCCTTGACGCAGGCGCCGTTGA comes from Candidatus Aminicenantes bacterium and encodes:
- the hydF gene encoding [FeFe] hydrogenase H-cluster maturation GTPase HydF; translation: MAERAMRGDRLHIAIFGRRNAGKSSLINAMTGQPVAIVSDVPGTTTDPVFKSLEFQPIGPVVLIDTAGIDDRAEGLGAERVKKAAAVLEKSDLALLVVDVSSSDFAFEDELLEKFRSRAIPAIVVANKTDLPQQESSWFRDKLCVRVSALSGQGMEELRRRILEIAPSQWEPSFLRDLVRKEETVVLVVPIDTGAPKGRLIMPQVKALRDALDAGAMPFSCRESELKAALGSLKQKPALVVTDSQAFTLVASVVPDDVLLTSFSILSARQKGDLPGLVEGVLAVPSLRPGDRVLIAESCSHHPLQDDIGRIKLPRWLNEYVGGGLKIDVVPGSGYPEDLSSYRLVVHCGACTLNRREMLRRQELPAAAGVPMTNYGVLISFLKNVFPRALRPFPELFARYEHVSWPRRQGMGGV